One part of the Phacochoerus africanus isolate WHEZ1 chromosome 7, ROS_Pafr_v1, whole genome shotgun sequence genome encodes these proteins:
- the ACVRL1 gene encoding serine/threonine-protein kinase receptor R3 isoform X1, with translation MMVRGNPGWAAQSGPLLLGQDLLLCRARHFRSHDSPCCAEPLLLMGADYIHPSGTMTLDPPKRGFLMLLMALSLTQGNPVKPSRDLLVTCTCENPYCKGPTCQGAWCTVVLVREEGGHPQEHRGCGNLHQELCRGHPTEFVNHYCCYSPLCNHNVSLALEATQTPPEQPQADSQLPLILGPVLAFLVLVALGALGLWHVRRRQEKQRGLNSELGESSLILKASEQGDSMLGDLMDSDCTTGSGSGLPFLVQRTVARQVALVECVGKGRYGEVWRGLWHGESVAVKIFSSRDEQSWFRETEIYNTVLLRHDNILGFIASDMTSRNSSTQLWLITHYHEHGSLYDFLQRQTLEPQLALRLAVSAACGLAHLHVEIFGTQGKPAIAHRDLKSRNVLVKSNLQCCIADLGLAVMHSQGSDYLDIGNNPRVGTKRYMAPEVLEEQIRTDCFESYKWTDIWAFGLVLWEIARRTIVNGIVEDYRPPFYDVVPNDPSFEDMKKVVCVDQQTPTIPNRLAADPVLSGLAQMMRECWYPNPSARLTALRIKKTLQKLSNGLQKPKVIH, from the exons ATGATGGTAAGGGGCAACCCAGGATGGGCAGCTCAGTCTGGTCCTCTGCTGCTTGGACAAGACCTGCTACTGTGCAGAGCAAGACACTTCCGGTCCCACGACAGTCCCTGCTGTGCTGAGCCACTGCTGCTGATGGGAGCTGATTACATCCATCCCTCAG GGACCATGACCTTGGACCCTCCCAAGAGAGGCTTTCTGATGCTACTGATGGCCTTGAGCCTGACCCAGG GCAACCCCGTGAAGCCCTCTCGGGATCTGCTGGTGACCTGCACGTGTGAGAACCCATACTGCAAGGGGCCCACCTGCCAGGGGGCCTGGTGCACAGTAGTGTTGGTGCGGGAAGAGGGCGGCCACCCCCAGGAACATCGGGGCTGTGGGAACCTGCACCAGGAGCTCTGCAGGGGGCACCCCACTGAGTTCGTCAACCACTACTGCTGCTACAGCCCCCTCTGCAACCACAATGTGTCCCTGGCGCTGGAGG CCACCCAGACTCCTCCGGAGCAGCCGCAAGCAGACAGCCAGCTGCCTCTGATCCTGGGCCCTGTGCTGGCCTTCCTGGTCCTGGTGGCCCTGGGTGCCCTGGGCCTGTGGCATGTCCGGCGGAGGCAGGAGAAGCAGCGGGGCCTAAACAGCGAGCTGGGCGAGTCCAGCCTCATCCTGAAGGCATCTGAGCAGGGGGACAGCATGTTGGGG GACCTCATGGACAGTGACTGCACCACGGGCAGTGGCTCAGGGCTCCCCTTCCTGGTACAGAGGACAGTGGCACGGCAGGTTGCCCTGGTGGAGTGTGTGG GAAAGGGCCGCTATGGCGAGGTGTGGCGGGGCCTGTGGCATGGCGAGAGTGTGGCGGTCAAGATCTTCTCCTCCAGGGATGAACAGTCCTGGTTCCGGGAGACTGAGATCTACAACACGGTGTTGCTCAGACACGACAACATCCTAG GCTTTATCGCCTCGGACATGACGTCCCGCAACTCGAGCACGCAGCTGTGGCTCATCACGCACTACCACGAGCATGGCTCGCTCTACGACTTTCTGCAGAGGCAGACGCTGGAGCCGCAGCTGGCCCTGAGGCTAGCCGTGTCGGCGGCCTGCGGCCTGGCGCACCTGCACGTGGAGATCTTCGGCACGCAGGGCAAGCCGGCCATCGCCCACCGAGACCTCAAGAGCCGCAACGTGCTGGTCAAGAGCAACCTGCAGTGCTGCATCGCAGACCTGG GCCTGGCTGTGATGCACTCCCAGGGTAGCGATTACCTGGACATTGGCAACAACCCGCGAGTGGGCACCAAGCGGTACATGGCCCCCGAGGTGCTGGAAGAGCAGATCCGCACTGACTGCTTTGAGTCCTACAAGTGGACGGACATCTGGGCCTTTGGCCTGGTGCTGTGGGAGATCGCCAGGCGGACCATTGTCAACG GCATCGTCGAAGACTACAGGCCCCCCTTCTATGATGTGGTGCCTAATGATCCCAGCTTCGAGGACATGAAGAAGGTGGTGTGTGTTGACCAGCAGACACCCACCATTCCCAACCGACTGGCTGCAGACCCG gtCCTCTCAGGCCTGGCTCAGATGATGCGGGAGTGCTGGTACCCCAACCCCTCTGCCCGCCTCACTGCGCTGCGGATCAAGAAGACGCTACAGAAACTCAGCAACGGTCTCCAGAAGCCCAAAGTGATTCACTAG
- the ACVRL1 gene encoding serine/threonine-protein kinase receptor R3 isoform X2: protein MTLDPPKRGFLMLLMALSLTQGNPVKPSRDLLVTCTCENPYCKGPTCQGAWCTVVLVREEGGHPQEHRGCGNLHQELCRGHPTEFVNHYCCYSPLCNHNVSLALEATQTPPEQPQADSQLPLILGPVLAFLVLVALGALGLWHVRRRQEKQRGLNSELGESSLILKASEQGDSMLGDLMDSDCTTGSGSGLPFLVQRTVARQVALVECVGKGRYGEVWRGLWHGESVAVKIFSSRDEQSWFRETEIYNTVLLRHDNILGFIASDMTSRNSSTQLWLITHYHEHGSLYDFLQRQTLEPQLALRLAVSAACGLAHLHVEIFGTQGKPAIAHRDLKSRNVLVKSNLQCCIADLGLAVMHSQGSDYLDIGNNPRVGTKRYMAPEVLEEQIRTDCFESYKWTDIWAFGLVLWEIARRTIVNGIVEDYRPPFYDVVPNDPSFEDMKKVVCVDQQTPTIPNRLAADPVLSGLAQMMRECWYPNPSARLTALRIKKTLQKLSNGLQKPKVIH, encoded by the exons ATGACCTTGGACCCTCCCAAGAGAGGCTTTCTGATGCTACTGATGGCCTTGAGCCTGACCCAGG GCAACCCCGTGAAGCCCTCTCGGGATCTGCTGGTGACCTGCACGTGTGAGAACCCATACTGCAAGGGGCCCACCTGCCAGGGGGCCTGGTGCACAGTAGTGTTGGTGCGGGAAGAGGGCGGCCACCCCCAGGAACATCGGGGCTGTGGGAACCTGCACCAGGAGCTCTGCAGGGGGCACCCCACTGAGTTCGTCAACCACTACTGCTGCTACAGCCCCCTCTGCAACCACAATGTGTCCCTGGCGCTGGAGG CCACCCAGACTCCTCCGGAGCAGCCGCAAGCAGACAGCCAGCTGCCTCTGATCCTGGGCCCTGTGCTGGCCTTCCTGGTCCTGGTGGCCCTGGGTGCCCTGGGCCTGTGGCATGTCCGGCGGAGGCAGGAGAAGCAGCGGGGCCTAAACAGCGAGCTGGGCGAGTCCAGCCTCATCCTGAAGGCATCTGAGCAGGGGGACAGCATGTTGGGG GACCTCATGGACAGTGACTGCACCACGGGCAGTGGCTCAGGGCTCCCCTTCCTGGTACAGAGGACAGTGGCACGGCAGGTTGCCCTGGTGGAGTGTGTGG GAAAGGGCCGCTATGGCGAGGTGTGGCGGGGCCTGTGGCATGGCGAGAGTGTGGCGGTCAAGATCTTCTCCTCCAGGGATGAACAGTCCTGGTTCCGGGAGACTGAGATCTACAACACGGTGTTGCTCAGACACGACAACATCCTAG GCTTTATCGCCTCGGACATGACGTCCCGCAACTCGAGCACGCAGCTGTGGCTCATCACGCACTACCACGAGCATGGCTCGCTCTACGACTTTCTGCAGAGGCAGACGCTGGAGCCGCAGCTGGCCCTGAGGCTAGCCGTGTCGGCGGCCTGCGGCCTGGCGCACCTGCACGTGGAGATCTTCGGCACGCAGGGCAAGCCGGCCATCGCCCACCGAGACCTCAAGAGCCGCAACGTGCTGGTCAAGAGCAACCTGCAGTGCTGCATCGCAGACCTGG GCCTGGCTGTGATGCACTCCCAGGGTAGCGATTACCTGGACATTGGCAACAACCCGCGAGTGGGCACCAAGCGGTACATGGCCCCCGAGGTGCTGGAAGAGCAGATCCGCACTGACTGCTTTGAGTCCTACAAGTGGACGGACATCTGGGCCTTTGGCCTGGTGCTGTGGGAGATCGCCAGGCGGACCATTGTCAACG GCATCGTCGAAGACTACAGGCCCCCCTTCTATGATGTGGTGCCTAATGATCCCAGCTTCGAGGACATGAAGAAGGTGGTGTGTGTTGACCAGCAGACACCCACCATTCCCAACCGACTGGCTGCAGACCCG gtCCTCTCAGGCCTGGCTCAGATGATGCGGGAGTGCTGGTACCCCAACCCCTCTGCCCGCCTCACTGCGCTGCGGATCAAGAAGACGCTACAGAAACTCAGCAACGGTCTCCAGAAGCCCAAAGTGATTCACTAG